Proteins found in one Musa acuminata AAA Group cultivar baxijiao unplaced genomic scaffold, Cavendish_Baxijiao_AAA HiC_scaffold_1123, whole genome shotgun sequence genomic segment:
- the LOC135666724 gene encoding uncharacterized protein LOC135666724 — translation MPELRISKKHHKHINNPFPSTLKCLPFIHGGLSFSPHKISQDQSYQIGEDFQLAWSCRNGGCLSISHRSQPNRSIWSTIPGEAFISAAAVQTQVEESRGSFAIKDGDVLFICKHQSVEEIRVLYETDIEENAEDDNLLSGFSNSNNKGTPESFNKSYSPILMITGRLFSKKTNILPKKSLYLGKKKIRFGWARKPSFVARYWFLLEQRSSNQIGFSVKFGEYDKKLSPSVTKRRILQGSSWKLIRMQRQCIAYISRQRGFVALSSQDEQGEEQVVTEFNKVFITYASDKDEKFYGFGEQFSHMEFKGKRVPIIVQEQGIGRGDQPITFAANLISYRSGGDWSTTYAPSPFYMTSKMRSLYLEGYNYSAFDLTKPDRVQIQIYGNYAQGRILNGYSPVELIETYTETIGRPPVLPNWIISGAVVGMQGGTEAVHRVWDQLQDHDVPISAFWLQDWVGKRETVIGSQLWWNWEVDTCHYAGWRELVNDLRTHDIRVMTYCNPCLVPTDDKPNKYKNLFEEAKSLGILVKDKTQGTYMIPNTAFDVGMLDFTHPATSSWFKKILREMVDTGVRGWMADFGEGLPLDAHLYSDEDPFEAHNRYPELWAKVNREFVDDWAATCHGKEKEDPEENLVFFMRAGFRGSPKWSMLFWEGDQMVSWQANDGIKSSVTGLLSSGLSGFAFNHSDIGGYCTVDMPIIRYRRSEELLMRWMELNAFNVVFRTHEGNKPSSNCQFYSNRNTLAHFARCAKIYKAWKFYRIQLVKEAAQRGLPVARHLFLHYPDDKHVHSLTYQQFLVGTDILVVPVLDKAKKEVKAYFPMAGGCSWQHIWTGKIFTRPFNHPGHNQGFEAWVDAPIGYPAVFVKCGSHIGEAFLRNLKALNIL, via the exons ATGCCAGAGTTGAGGATCTCCAAGAAGCACCACAAGCACATCAACAATCCCTTTCCTTCCACCCTAAAGTGCCTGCCTTTCATCCATGGAGGACTCTCCTTCAGTCCACACAAGATTTCACAAGACCAGAGTTATCAGATTGGGGAGGATTTCCAGCTTGCTTGGAGCTGCAGAAATGGTGGCTGCCTTTCGATCTCGCACCGATCTCAGCCTAACAGGAGCATATGGTCTACGATCCCAGGAGAGGCCTTCATATCTGCTGCAGCTGTCCAGACTCAGGTGGAGGAGAGCAGAGGCTCTTTCGCTATTAAGGATGGTGATGTTCTTTTCATCTGCAAGCACCAGTCTGTGGAAGAAATAAGGGTCCTTTATGAGACGGACATTGAAGAGAATGCTGAAGATGATAATCTCTTATCTGGGTTTTCAAACTCAAACAATAAAGGAACTCCTGAATCATTCAATAAGTCTTACTCCCCGATTCTGATGATCACAGGAAGGCTCTTCAGTAAGAAGACTAACATACTTCCTAAGAAAAGCTTGTACCTGGGGAAGAAAAAAATCAGATTTGGATGGGCTAGGAAACCTTCATTTGTTGCTAGATACTGGTTTTTGCTTGAACAGAGGAGCAGCAATCAAATTGGTTTTTCTGTAAAGTTTGGTGAATATGATAAGAAATTGAGCCCAAGTGTAACAAAAAGAAGAATTCTACAGGGCTCAAGCTGGAAACTAATCCGAATGCAGCGTCAATGCATTGCATACATCTCAAGGCAAAGAGGTTTTGTTGCACTCTCATCACAGGATGAGCAAGGAGAAGAGCAAGTGGTTACAGAATTCAATAAAGTTTTCATCACATATGCGAGTGACAAAGATGAAAAGTTCTATGGTTTTGGGGAGCAGTTCTCCCATATGGAGTTCAAAGGAAAGAGGGTGCCTATAATTGTCCAAGAGCAAGGTATTGGAAGAGGAGATCAACCCATCACCTTCGCAGCCAATCTGATTAGTTACAG ATCAGGAGGTGATTGGAGTACGACATATGCCCCTTCACCATTCTACATGACCTCCAAAATGAGATCCCTTTATCTTGAAGGATACAATTATTCAGCTTTTGATCTCACAAAGCCTGATAGAGTACAGATTCAG ATATATGGAAATTATGCTCAAGGAAGAATACTGAACGGATATTCACCTGTTGAACTAATTGAAACCTATACAGAAACCATAGGGAGACCTCCAGTGCTTCCAAACTGGATTATTTCTGGTGCTGTTGTCGGGATGCAGGGAGGCACAGAAGCTGTCCACAGAGTGTGGGATCAATTACAGGATCATGATGTTCCTATTTCAGCATTTTGGTTGCAG GACTGGGTTGGCAAGAGGGAaacagtaattgggtcacaattatGGTGGAACTGGGAAGTTGATACCTGCCATTATGCTGGATGGAGAGAGCTAGTCAACGATCTTCGTACTCATGATATTAGAGTCATGACCTACTGCAACCCCTGCCTTGTTCCA ACTGATGACAAGCCAAACAAATACAAGAATCTGTTTGAAGAAGCTAAGAGTTTAGGCATCTTAGTAAAAGATAAAACACAAGGAACATACATGATACCGAACACGGCTTTTGATGTGGGAATGTTGGATTTTACACATCCTGCAACAAGTAGTTGGTTCAAGAAAATTCTACGCGAAATGGTGGATACTGGAGTAAGAGGTTGGATGGCCGATTTTGGTGAAGGATTACCTTTAGATGCTCACCTCTATTCAG ATGAAGACCCCTTTGAAGCTCATAACAGATACCCTGAACTTTGGGCTAAGGTCAACAGGGAATTTGTAGATGATTGGGCAGCAACCTGTCATGGAAAGGAGAAGGAAGATCCAGAAGAAAACTTAGTCTTTTTCATGAGGGCTGGCTTCAGAGGTAGCCCTAAGTGGTCTATGTTGTTTTGGGAGGGTGATCAAATGGTAAGTTGGCAGGCTAATGATGGAATAAAGAGTAGCGTAACAGGTTTGCTGAGCAGTGGCCTCTCAGGTTTTGCCTTCAACCATAGTGATATTGGAGGCTACTGTACAGTAGACATGCCTATCATCAGGTACCGTCGAAGCGAAGAACTTCTCATGCGCTGGATGGAATTAAATGCATTCAATGTAGTATTCCGGACACATGAA GGAAACAAGCCATCGTCCAATTGCCAGTTTTACTCTAACAGAAACACATTAGCTCATTTTGCACGCTGTGCCAAGATATACAAAGCTTGGAAATTCTACCGAATCCAACTTGTAAAG GAGGCAGCTCAGAGAGGCTTGCCTGTTGCTAGGCATCTATTCCTCCACTATCCAGATGACAAGCATGTACATAGCTTGACATACCAGCAGTTCTTAGTTGGGACAGATATACTGGTAGTTCCTGTCCTTGACAAAGCCAAAAAGGAAGTCAAGGCCTATTTCCCTATGGCAGGTGGGTGTTCCTGGCAACACATTTGGACAGGAAAGATCTTCACCAGGCCTTTCAATCACCCAGGGCATAATCAAGGGTTTGAAGCCTGGGTTGATGCTCCCATTGGCTACCCAGCTGTGTTTGTAAAGTGCGGTTCCCACATAGGAGAAGCATTTTTAAGAAACTTAAAAGCTCTTAACATACTATAG